The following are encoded together in the Poseidonibacter lekithochrous genome:
- a CDS encoding Fic family protein, which yields MNKRWIWEFEEYPNFTYDSNILNPLIKEVSFLQGSLSTLTSFTSKEKLEEKLTQSLADEVINSSAIEGEFLNRESVRKSIAKKLGLDNFAQTDYATDGIVNILIDACTNHSKNLDIERIYKWHASIFPTGRNNLGEKINVGELRGDYEMIIGGGGVKDIVYYQAPPFDTLFDELIEFFHWFNNTEDSLIKAAIVQLWFLIIHPLDDGNGRIARTISEYVLSRVEKSYYSKIYSLSKNIYEHKKDYYKILEETTGFRKKEIPLDITKWIEYFLSTLISSLKDAEKSLYYIIEKTKFWDTFRNYDINARQTKVLNKILDIGSENFEGGLTKKKYITITKASSTTATRDLKELVQWKCILQREGTTGRNTSYSINLK from the coding sequence ATGAATAAAAGATGGATATGGGAATTTGAGGAATACCCTAACTTTACATACGATTCTAATATTCTAAATCCTTTAATAAAAGAGGTTTCTTTCTTACAAGGTTCATTATCAACTCTTACTTCTTTTACATCAAAAGAGAAACTAGAAGAAAAACTAACTCAATCTTTGGCAGATGAAGTTATAAACAGTTCAGCAATAGAAGGAGAGTTCTTAAACAGAGAAAGTGTTAGAAAATCTATTGCTAAAAAACTAGGTCTTGATAACTTTGCCCAAACAGACTATGCAACGGATGGAATTGTTAATATTCTAATTGATGCATGTACAAATCACAGTAAAAACTTGGATATAGAAAGAATCTATAAATGGCATGCATCTATTTTTCCAACAGGACGAAATAATCTAGGTGAAAAAATCAATGTTGGAGAATTAAGAGGCGACTATGAAATGATTATAGGAGGAGGTGGAGTAAAAGATATTGTATATTATCAAGCACCCCCTTTTGATACTTTATTTGATGAGTTAATAGAATTCTTTCATTGGTTTAATAATACTGAAGACTCACTAATAAAAGCAGCAATAGTTCAACTATGGTTTTTAATTATTCATCCTTTAGATGATGGAAATGGAAGAATTGCAAGAACAATATCAGAATATGTTCTATCAAGAGTTGAAAAGTCTTATTACTCAAAGATTTATTCTCTTTCAAAAAATATCTATGAGCATAAAAAAGATTATTATAAAATCCTTGAAGAAACAACAGGCTTTAGAAAAAAAGAGATCCCTTTAGATATTACAAAATGGATAGAATACTTCTTATCAACACTTATATCTTCACTAAAAGATGCAGAAAAAAGTCTTTATTATATTATTGAAAAGACAAAGTTTTGGGATACTTTTAGAAATTATGATATCAATGCAAGACAAACTAAAGTACTAAATAAAATTTTAGATATTGGGTCAGAAAATTTTGAAGGTGGTTTAACTAAAAAGAAATATATTACTATAACAAAAGCATCTTCAACAACAGCAACTAGAGATTTAAAAGAATTAGTTCAATGGAAATGTATTCTTCAGAGAGAAGGAACTACAGGTCGAAATACAAGTTATTCTATAAATTTAAAATAG
- a CDS encoding sulfite exporter TauE/SafE family protein: METDFLLIFALIVFASSLIHGSIGFGFGMMATPAIAMFTDIQTAITYILVPTMLVNLVSILSEGRFFEALKKFWFIIALMVVGSCIGTVILIYFNSEYFKLLLAFIIFIYLLQSMVKIEASFISANPKASTYGLGIIGGIVSGLTNVVAPLTIIYTLELKYSKKDTIQLSNLCFLFTKIGQIAVFVYFGAFTQSAVELSALSFIVVGIGLFFGLKIKKIIDAKFYIKILKVLLFIIACVLVVDTISF; encoded by the coding sequence ATGGAAACAGATTTTCTTCTTATTTTCGCGCTTATTGTTTTTGCTTCTTCATTGATTCATGGAAGTATTGGTTTTGGATTTGGTATGATGGCAACTCCTGCTATTGCTATGTTCACAGATATTCAGACTGCTATTACTTATATTCTTGTTCCTACAATGCTTGTAAATCTTGTTAGTATTTTAAGTGAAGGTAGATTTTTTGAGGCTTTAAAAAAGTTTTGGTTTATCATCGCTCTTATGGTAGTGGGTTCTTGTATTGGTACTGTTATACTTATTTATTTTAATTCTGAGTATTTCAAACTTCTTTTAGCTTTTATTATCTTTATTTATCTTTTACAATCTATGGTGAAAATAGAAGCTAGTTTTATCTCTGCTAACCCAAAAGCTTCTACTTATGGTTTAGGTATTATTGGTGGTATTGTATCTGGGCTTACAAATGTTGTAGCACCTCTTACAATTATTTATACTTTAGAGTTGAAGTACTCTAAAAAAGATACAATTCAGTTATCAAATCTTTGTTTTTTATTTACTAAGATTGGACAGATTGCTGTATTTGTTTATTTTGGAGCCTTTACTCAAAGTGCTGTTGAGTTATCGGCTCTTAGTTTTATTGTAGTTGGGATTGGATTATTTTTTGGATTAAAAATAAAGAAAATCATTGATGCTAAGTTCTATATAAAGATATTAAAAGTTTTACTTTTTATAATAGCGTGTGTTTTAGTCGTAGATACTATTTCATTTTAA
- a CDS encoding LysR family transcriptional regulator: protein MDTNLLKVFITVAKTKSISSAAKELEFTQSNVTLRIKQLEKNLGYSLFHRTNRGVVLSNEGEKLYPYAIDILKKIEEATVQMRNINYQDVLKIGSTQTFTTSNLMPIIEQLNEDFEEMKLEFSVDSTLNLTEQLLDYKLDIAFINGNPHNKDLEILNVFDEKMVLVEPLKKQTGNTVFVFKKTCANCIFLENYIKENREESYKTVALENYELILGCVKAGYGVSLLSPKIIEKFGYTDYVKQTEIENYLDTHLVCRKDYLPVIHKYLRDISL, encoded by the coding sequence TTGGATACAAATTTATTGAAGGTTTTTATTACTGTTGCAAAAACAAAGAGTATTTCTTCTGCTGCAAAAGAGTTGGAGTTCACTCAATCTAATGTAACACTACGAATAAAACAGCTGGAAAAAAATCTAGGATACTCTCTATTTCATCGTACAAATAGAGGAGTAGTCTTAAGTAATGAGGGTGAGAAACTCTATCCTTATGCTATAGATATTCTAAAGAAAATAGAAGAAGCTACTGTTCAAATGAGAAATATTAATTATCAAGATGTATTAAAAATAGGATCAACACAGACTTTTACTACTAGTAACTTAATGCCAATAATTGAGCAGTTAAATGAAGACTTTGAAGAGATGAAATTAGAGTTTTCAGTAGATAGTACTTTGAACTTAACCGAGCAGTTATTGGATTATAAACTTGATATTGCTTTTATAAATGGAAATCCCCATAATAAAGATTTAGAAATACTGAATGTTTTTGATGAAAAGATGGTATTAGTAGAACCTTTGAAAAAGCAGACAGGAAACACAGTATTTGTTTTCAAAAAGACTTGTGCAAACTGTATTTTTTTAGAAAATTATATCAAAGAGAATAGGGAAGAGTCTTATAAAACAGTAGCTTTAGAAAACTATGAGTTAATTCTAGGTTGTGTAAAAGCAGGATATGGGGTTAGTTTATTAAGTCCAAAGATTATTGAAAAGTTTGGATATACAGACTACGTAAAACAAACAGAAATAGAAAACTATCTAGATACTCATCTTGTATGTAGAAAAGACTATTTACCAGTAATTCATAAATATTTAAGAGATATTAGTTTATAA
- a CDS encoding GNAT family N-acetyltransferase, whose protein sequence is MSITIRDAIASDSQAIYDFIIELAVYEKEPDAVVTSVEETCEKIFGEKSSVKALICEEDGVAIGHAIYFYNYSTWLGKYGVYLEDLYVSESKRGLGAGKAMLKHLANKALGEDCGRFEWSCLDWNTPSRDFYESIGAVSQDEWVGYRLEGESLVNFARS, encoded by the coding sequence ATGTCAATAACAATAAGAGATGCAATTGCATCAGATTCACAAGCAATTTATGATTTTATAATTGAGTTAGCAGTTTATGAAAAAGAACCAGATGCAGTAGTGACTTCAGTAGAAGAAACGTGCGAGAAAATCTTCGGTGAGAAGTCATCTGTAAAAGCACTTATTTGTGAAGAAGATGGTGTTGCTATTGGTCATGCAATTTATTTTTATAATTACTCAACTTGGCTTGGTAAATACGGAGTGTATTTAGAAGATTTATACGTGAGTGAATCAAAAAGAGGATTAGGTGCTGGAAAAGCTATGCTTAAACATCTTGCAAATAAAGCTCTTGGTGAAGATTGTGGAAGATTCGAATGGTCTTGTCTTGATTGGAATACTCCATCAAGAGACTTCTATGAAAGTATTGGTGCAGTTTCACAAGATGAATGGGTAGGTTATAGACTTGAAGGTGAATCTTTAGTAAACTTTGCACGTAGTTAA